The Daucus carota subsp. sativus chromosome 2, DH1 v3.0, whole genome shotgun sequence genome includes a window with the following:
- the LOC108209953 gene encoding calcium-dependent protein kinase 26 — protein MDLANYSESSTVPCNCFKVAGLTETILESTQVSNFKDRYVLGEHLGLGQFGIIRACSDKLTGEVLACKSISKERLVTAEDLRSVKLEIEIMTKLSGHPNVVELKAVYEEEDYVHLVMELCAGGELFHRLEKQMKFSESQARILFKHLLQVVMYCHDNGIVHRDLKPENILLATKSSSSPIKLADFGLATYIRPGQYLYGTVGSPFYIAPEVLAGGYNQAADVWSAGVILYILLSGVPPFWGKTKSKIFDAVRAADLRFSSDIWDHISVCAKDLISGMLCVDPSKRLTAKQVLAHSWLKDPVHSSGEQLKQLNLNFGQSEAITSCLSNPQLAMNEVYYCSDVSPAVVDTNLSLEISPVFTCKSSFSSFLVDQRTPCSISGGFSFSSSYEPNIPDFSSPIPSMPSFTFFSPCSTVQQSNNSLAREGKLPTSDKDPGVPKFVLPDLEDELGVVELRTERQRGEWKSEPMPTSIRSKRNHTIGLGELDPIDLIVTESVIRWASCTNIVGSSSLRSSLVC, from the exons ATGGACTTGGCCAATTATTCTGAATCTTCAACTGTGCCTTGTAATTGTTTCAAAGTTGCGGGTTTGACCGAGACGATTTTGGAGTCGACCCAGGTTTCAAACTTTAAGGACCGCTATGTTCTTGGAGAGCATTTAGGGTTGGGACAATTCGGTATCATTAGGGCTTGTTCGGATAAGTTGACTGGTGAAGTTTTGGCTTGCAAGTCTATATCTAAAGAAAGATTAGTAACTGCAGAGGACCTGCGTAGTGTTAAGCTAGAGATCGAAATTATGACCAAGTTATCTGGCCACCCCAATGTGGTGGAGCTTAAAGCTGTGTACGAGGAAGAAGATTATGTGCATCTTGTTATGGAGCTTTGTGCAGGAGGGGAGCTTTTTCATCGGCTTGAAAAACAGATGAAGTTTAGCGAGTCTCAGGCTAGAATTCTTTTTAAGCATCTGCTTCAAGTGGTTATGTATTGTCATGATAATGGTATTGTTCATAGAGATCTAAAGCCGGAGAATATCTTGTTGGCCACAAAGTCTTCTTCCTCACCAATCAAATTAGCAGACTTCGGCCTTGCAACCTATATCAGACCTG GGCAATATCTTTACGGGACTGTCGGTAGCCCATTTTATATAGCTCCAGAGGTACTCGCAGGAGGTTATAACCAAGCTGCTGATGTGTGGAGTGCCGGGGTCATACTCTACATTCTTTTAAGTGGTGTACCTCCTTTTTGGGGAAAGACGAAGTCGAAGATCTTTGATGCTGTAAGGGCAGCAGATCTACGGTTTTCTTCGGATATTTGGGATCACATATCAGTATGTGCCAAGGACTTAATATCAGGAATGCTCTGTGTTGATCCATCCAAGAGGCTTACAGCAAAGCAGGTTCTAG CTCATTCTTGGTTAAAAGATCCGGTACATTCCAGCGGGGAGCAGTTGAAGCAATTGAACCTAAATTTTGGGCAATCAGAGGCAATTACTAGTTGTCTTTCAAACCCACAGTTGGCAATGAACGAGGTCTACTACTGCAGTGACGTATCACCTGCAGTAGTTGATACCAACTTAAGCTTGGAGATTTCACCAGTATTTACCTGCAAATCatcattttcttctttcttgGTTGACCAAAGAACTCCTTGCTCGATATCTGGAGGGTTTTCTTTTAGCAGCAGCTATGAACCTAATATACCAGATTTTTCATCCCCGATTCCGTCAATGCCAAGTTTCACCTTTTTCAGTCCATGTTCTACTGTTCAGCAAAGCAATAACTCATTGGCTCGTGAAGGAAAATTGCCAACATCTGATAAAG ATCCAGGGGTACCAAAATTTGTGCTGCCTGATCTTGAGGACGAGCTTGGGGTAGTGGAGCTCAGGACAGAACGTCAGAGAGGGGAATGGAAAAGTGAACCTATGCCTACAAGCATCCGTAGCAAAAGGAATCACACAATCGGACTTGGCGAACTTGATCCTATAGATTTAATAGTGACTGAATCTGTTATTCGTTGGGCTTCGTGCACAAATATCGTTGGCTCATCATCTCTGAGGTCATCCTTGGTGTGCTAG